A genomic stretch from Thauera sp. GDN1 includes:
- a CDS encoding VOC family protein: protein MKPRISVITLGVDSLERALAFYRDGLGWPTKGIVGREFEHGAVVFFDLQPHLKLALFARTSLAHDAGVAAGAASVGECVLSHNVAARQEVDQVMLQAQAAGARIPQPARDTFWGGYAGYFQDPDGHLWEVAWNPKWPLPED from the coding sequence ATGAAGCCCCGCATCAGCGTCATCACCCTAGGCGTCGACTCGCTCGAGCGTGCGCTCGCCTTCTATCGCGACGGGCTCGGCTGGCCGACCAAGGGCATCGTCGGTCGCGAGTTCGAGCATGGGGCGGTGGTGTTCTTCGACCTGCAGCCCCACCTCAAGCTCGCGCTGTTCGCGCGCACGAGCCTGGCCCACGACGCCGGGGTGGCGGCGGGTGCGGCGAGCGTCGGCGAGTGCGTGCTCAGCCACAACGTCGCGGCACGGCAGGAGGTGGACCAGGTGATGCTGCAGGCGCAGGCGGCCGGGGCGCGCATTCCGCAGCCGGCGCGCGACACCTTCTGGGGCGGCTACGCGGGCTACTTCCAGGACCCGGACGGGCATCTGTGGGAGGTGGCGTGGAACCCGAAATGGCCGCTGCCCGAAGACTGA
- a CDS encoding GDYXXLXY domain-containing protein encodes MCCRSVQGRVVLFELAPIDPRSLMQGDYMALRFAIDGALPRRDGASAGRLPRFAYLDVDAEGRARLVGVGDELPESSARVAVRIRMRDGAPSVGPNAFFFQEGQADVFAGARWGELRVAADGTALLADLRDENLQRLGAPRR; translated from the coding sequence ATGTGCTGTCGATCGGTGCAGGGGCGCGTCGTGCTCTTCGAGCTCGCGCCGATCGATCCGCGTTCGCTGATGCAGGGGGACTACATGGCCCTGCGCTTCGCGATCGATGGTGCGTTGCCGCGTCGGGACGGCGCGAGCGCCGGGCGGCTGCCGCGCTTCGCGTACCTGGATGTGGACGCCGAGGGCCGAGCCCGGCTCGTGGGGGTCGGCGACGAACTGCCGGAGTCCTCCGCGCGGGTGGCGGTGCGCATCCGCATGCGTGACGGCGCACCGAGCGTGGGGCCGAATGCCTTCTTCTTCCAGGAGGGGCAGGCGGACGTGTTCGCTGGCGCGCGCTGGGGCGAGTTGCGCGTGGCGGCCGACGGCACGGCGCTGCTCGCCGACCTGCGTGACGAAAATCTGCAGCGCCTGGGGGCGCCCCGGCGCTAG
- a CDS encoding DUF1810 domain-containing protein — protein sequence MTTAGVDPATNDPFDLRRFVEAQRGGVHEQALAELRAGRKRSHWMWFVFPQLAGLGLSPTALHYGIRGLGEAQAYLRHPVLGSRLRECARALLVLEGVSAEAIFGYPDVLKLKSSMTLFAAVPDAGPEFAAVLARYYGGERDERTLRLLGPGAS from the coding sequence ATGACTACCGCCGGCGTCGATCCTGCGACGAATGACCCCTTCGATCTCCGCCGCTTCGTCGAGGCGCAGCGTGGCGGCGTGCATGAGCAGGCCCTCGCCGAGCTGCGCGCGGGGCGCAAGCGTTCGCACTGGATGTGGTTCGTGTTCCCGCAGCTGGCCGGCCTGGGACTGAGTCCGACCGCGCTGCACTACGGCATCCGCGGCCTGGGCGAAGCGCAGGCCTACCTGCGCCATCCGGTGCTGGGGTCCCGGCTGCGCGAATGCGCGCGGGCGCTGCTCGTGCTCGAGGGGGTGTCGGCGGAGGCGATCTTCGGCTACCCGGACGTGCTCAAGCTGAAGTCCTCGATGACCCTGTTCGCCGCGGTGCCGGATGCCGGTCCGGAATTCGCTGCGGTGCTCGCGCGTTACTACGGTGGGGAGCGGGATGAGCGCACGCTGCGCCTGCTCGGCCCCGGTGCGTCCTGA